A stretch of the Archangium violaceum genome encodes the following:
- a CDS encoding phage tail protein — protein sequence MAVIGNPRSFHKRFKFVVEIDSVGHAGFQKCSELSVEVANVQYFEGGSLIPNKSPGRLTFSDVTLERGATQDRDLYDWFQDVATAASGVGLTDPAYKRNLDIVQQDRDGTTLRRWSLSRAWPVKFVAGEWDNESDENVIESATLTYDYFELVQ from the coding sequence ATGGCCGTCATCGGCAACCCCAGGAGCTTCCATAAGCGCTTCAAGTTCGTCGTCGAGATCGACAGCGTGGGGCACGCGGGCTTCCAGAAATGCAGCGAGCTGTCCGTCGAGGTGGCCAACGTCCAGTACTTCGAGGGAGGCTCCCTCATCCCCAACAAGAGCCCGGGGCGCCTCACGTTCTCGGACGTGACGCTCGAGAGGGGCGCCACCCAGGACCGAGACCTCTACGACTGGTTCCAGGACGTCGCCACCGCCGCGAGCGGCGTGGGGCTCACCGACCCGGCCTACAAGCGCAACCTCGACATCGTCCAGCAGGACCGCGACGGGACAACGCTCCGGCGCTGGTCGCTCTCGCGGGCCTGGCCGGTGAAGTTCGTCGCCGGCGAGTGGGACAACGAGAGCGACGAGAACGTCATCGAGTCCGCCACGCTCACCTACGACTACTTCGAGCTGGTACAATAG
- a CDS encoding DUF262 domain-containing protein produces the protein MKIYDEGSEPLHELLRAASSDQGATLLVPDLQRPYVWSPSQVTLLVDSLLRGWPFGTLLLWSVHKEDLAGIPSRPFWRVVDRTGEFDDAQVSKSNPPAQFRMVLDGQQRLQSLLLAFGGDSWGFRLLDHEWSTVLDAERPRGRNAKRHWSLGHLCLDVWTFRERVQAVGGVAKVDFRDVLAWVVQSPDGGRSTLKRPVNYKHPIASSLDVENKGRFVRLSRLWDLASTQPGLFEKHFREKLAPLLAQHDVPKDVIDAVLEPLAELVVTLVAIKQSKVSYLQLAPFNDQVFSQDLYNDAIVNIFTRLNTAGRALTRQEITFAWIKTGWDSAKTGHRTAGKCFEELGEALAEEGVALDIDALVGAVSAMWSVLHRDGALLTANDLLRGEKVRPMVQDLVQNWETLAANAVDGAKLVDDRGFLFGTHYRSLNVLTLLLSWRLLGRQWLAEHSLGVTAKDSFEKSLDAAFAASCDRWILLSQWSGRWGKSTDKAFADYIKDLSADWASIRKLTAPDDVIAILKHRMEAWISGLQAESSKYIDDLGVLTRDAVHQYYLPLWLWHRLDAARWKASALPLRESKRGSLSFDVDHVVAVKLWETLQGAPQTAAEEGEDESALTMEDLSTTMNALGNCCLLEKSFNIAKGAEPLRAFLDRVHEFKTGALKVNDWAKAIGVDADLVDPSGKTAAAIRLVVEGRTAKMKTELKEYIAGTRQRADI, from the coding sequence ATGAAAATCTACGACGAGGGCTCCGAACCACTCCACGAGCTTCTCCGCGCCGCGAGTTCGGACCAGGGCGCGACCCTGCTCGTTCCTGACCTACAGCGGCCGTACGTTTGGAGCCCAAGCCAAGTCACCCTCCTTGTCGACTCACTGCTCCGGGGTTGGCCATTCGGCACCCTGCTGCTCTGGAGCGTTCACAAGGAGGACCTCGCCGGTATCCCATCGAGGCCGTTCTGGCGGGTAGTGGATCGAACCGGCGAGTTCGACGACGCGCAGGTTAGCAAGAGCAACCCTCCAGCTCAGTTCCGCATGGTTCTCGACGGGCAGCAGCGTCTGCAGAGCCTCCTGCTCGCGTTCGGCGGTGACAGCTGGGGGTTCCGCCTGCTCGACCACGAGTGGTCGACGGTGCTCGACGCTGAGCGCCCACGCGGCCGCAACGCGAAGCGCCACTGGTCTCTTGGTCACCTATGCCTCGATGTCTGGACCTTCCGCGAGCGCGTGCAGGCAGTTGGAGGAGTAGCGAAGGTTGATTTTCGCGATGTTCTTGCGTGGGTCGTTCAGAGCCCAGATGGTGGGCGCTCAACGCTGAAGCGCCCCGTGAACTACAAACACCCGATCGCAAGCAGCCTCGACGTGGAGAACAAGGGCCGCTTCGTTCGCTTGAGCCGCCTGTGGGATCTGGCGTCCACCCAGCCTGGGCTCTTTGAGAAGCACTTCCGCGAAAAGCTCGCCCCGCTGCTCGCGCAACATGATGTTCCGAAGGACGTGATCGACGCCGTGCTCGAACCCCTCGCGGAACTCGTTGTTACGCTTGTCGCGATCAAGCAGTCGAAAGTGAGCTACCTTCAGCTCGCGCCGTTTAACGACCAAGTCTTCAGCCAGGACCTCTACAACGACGCGATCGTCAACATCTTCACCCGCCTCAACACCGCCGGGCGTGCTCTCACACGTCAGGAGATCACCTTCGCATGGATCAAGACGGGGTGGGACTCTGCGAAGACGGGCCACCGCACCGCTGGCAAGTGCTTCGAGGAACTCGGTGAGGCTCTTGCCGAGGAAGGCGTAGCACTCGACATCGATGCCCTCGTTGGGGCCGTTTCCGCCATGTGGTCGGTCCTCCACCGCGATGGCGCGTTGCTCACGGCGAACGACCTGCTTCGCGGCGAGAAGGTTCGCCCGATGGTGCAGGACCTCGTACAGAACTGGGAGACGTTAGCGGCGAACGCAGTGGACGGCGCGAAGCTCGTTGATGATCGTGGCTTCCTCTTCGGGACGCACTACCGCTCGCTGAACGTGCTCACGCTGCTCCTCTCCTGGCGCCTGCTCGGTCGCCAGTGGCTGGCAGAGCACTCTCTCGGTGTCACAGCGAAGGATAGCTTCGAGAAGTCTCTGGATGCCGCGTTCGCAGCTTCGTGCGATCGCTGGATCCTCTTGTCTCAATGGTCCGGTCGATGGGGAAAGTCGACCGACAAGGCATTCGCTGACTACATCAAGGACCTGTCGGCGGACTGGGCAAGCATCCGGAAGCTGACCGCGCCCGATGACGTGATCGCGATCCTCAAGCACCGAATGGAGGCTTGGATCAGCGGGCTCCAAGCGGAGTCGTCGAAGTACATCGATGACCTCGGCGTACTCACCCGCGACGCCGTACACCAGTACTACCTGCCTCTCTGGCTGTGGCACCGACTCGACGCGGCGCGTTGGAAAGCTTCCGCGTTGCCGCTGCGGGAGTCGAAGCGAGGCAGCCTGAGCTTCGACGTCGATCATGTTGTCGCTGTGAAGCTCTGGGAGACGCTCCAGGGCGCCCCTCAGACGGCTGCGGAAGAGGGCGAGGACGAGTCGGCGCTAACGATGGAGGACTTGTCGACCACGATGAACGCACTCGGCAACTGTTGCCTCCTTGAGAAATCCTTCAACATCGCGAAGGGCGCTGAACCGCTCCGCGCGTTCCTTGATCGTGTCCACGAGTTCAAGACCGGCGCTCTCAAGGTCAATGACTGGGCGAAGGCAATCGGCGTGGATGCCGACCTCGTCGATCCCAGTGGAAAGACCGCTGCGGCGATTCGGCTGGTAGTCGAGGGTCGAACGGCGAAGATGAAGACTGAGTTGAAGGAGTACATCGCAGGCACTCGGCAGCGGGCGGACATCTAG